The nucleotide sequence CGAAGGAGAACGTCGAGTAGGTGGTCAGCGTTCCGCAGAATCCGGTGCCGACCAGTAGGTGCAGGTTCGAGGCGCTGCTGCCGGCAAGCGTCAGACCGGTCATGATGCCCAGGATCAGGCTGCCCGCCACGTTCACGCTCAGGGTGCCCCACGGGAACAGGCTGTCGTGACGGGACTGCACCGCGCGGTCGGTGAGATATCGCAGGGGTGCACCGACTGCGGCCCCGGCGGCCACCAGTAGGTATCCGATCATCGGAGCGGCCCTCCGGCGTCGGTGCCGTCGGCACGCGGGAACAGACGTCGGCCGAGGTACAGGCCGAGGCCGACGGCCGCGACGGCGCCCGCTGCCGTTGCGAACAGGTAGGCCAGTGCGATGCCGGCGTCGCCGTGTCGCAACAGCGTCTGGATGTCCACCGCGTAGGTCGAGAAGGTGGTGAAACCTCCGAGCACCCCGGTACCCAGGAATGGCCTGAGCAGCGGCGGCGGCGAACTCATCTCGCCGATCACACCCAACAGGACGCCGATGGCCAGGCAGCCGGTGAGATTGATGGTCAGGGTTGCGGACGGGAAGTGATCCGTCGGAGTCGGCCACCAGCGCCCGATCTGGTATCGCAGGAGCGCCCCGATGACACCGCCGACGGCGATCACGCCCAACACCGCCGGATGACGGGCGCCGTACTCCCGACGTTGCGACACGTCACGCAGATCGACGTCGGGATCCGTCGACGCGGGTTCGTTACCCGGTGGCCGGGGGTCTGACATGACTCTCCTAGACGTAGGTCCACACCTCAGGCGGGTCGGCGTGGATCAGGCGGGTCGGCGTGGATCAGCCGGGTCGGCGTGGATCAACTTCGCAGGCATGGATGAAAGTTGCCCGTTTGGTGCGCGTGGGACAGAAATCGACAACTTGATCCATGCGGCCCGGCGACAACTTGATCCGTGCGGCCCGGCGACGACTTGATCCATGCGG is from Nakamurella sp. PAMC28650 and encodes:
- the crcB gene encoding fluoride efflux transporter CrcB is translated as MGYLLVAAGAAVGAPLRYLTDRAVQSRHDSLFPWGTLSVNVAGSLILGIMTGLTLAGSSASNLHLLVGTGFCGTLTTYSTFSFETVRLFEQRARFFAVANLLGTLVAGLGAAVLGYAIGQVW
- the crcB gene encoding fluoride efflux transporter CrcB, which produces MSDPRPPGNEPASTDPDVDLRDVSQRREYGARHPAVLGVIAVGGVIGALLRYQIGRWWPTPTDHFPSATLTINLTGCLAIGVLLGVIGEMSSPPPLLRPFLGTGVLGGFTTFSTYAVDIQTLLRHGDAGIALAYLFATAAGAVAAVGLGLYLGRRLFPRADGTDAGGPLR